In one window of Romboutsia hominis DNA:
- the ortB gene encoding 2-amino-4-oxopentanoate thiolase subunit OrtB, which translates to MKDNSYSAVMSRKNEIMKNAIGIDYTKFENEGISFDYEKMMKETGYSLSEIEKIQGNFAVGNTPLIELKNITKLARKVSPKGKGAKIFVKDEACNASGSFKARRAATAVYHAKKMGYKGVIAATSGNYGAAVASQAAMQGLKCIIVQECYDSNGIGQPEIIEKARKCEAYGAEVVQLTVGPELFYTFLTLLEETGYFNASLYSPFGIAGVETLGYEIAMQCREKLGKDPDVVVCTNAGGGNLTGTARGLKKAGATDVKVVGASVNLKGLHMASDTQFNKKSFTTGHTGFGIPFCTWPDRSDVPRSAARPLRYMDRYLTVSQGEVFYMTELLAQLEGIERGPAGNTSLAVAFSLARELDEDQIIVVQETEYTGAGKHINPQLTFARENGIEIKFGNPQDEVCGENLILPSHPSMIKAVDLDMNKIKKSYIKNAIKNNNVSKLNNEDIEFLAKDCKCDIEFVKNVANEILVKGK; encoded by the coding sequence ATGAAAGATAATAGTTATAGTGCTGTAATGAGTAGAAAAAATGAAATAATGAAAAATGCAATAGGGATAGACTATACAAAGTTTGAAAACGAAGGAATATCCTTTGATTATGAAAAAATGATGAAAGAAACAGGATATTCTTTAAGCGAAATAGAAAAAATCCAAGGAAATTTCGCAGTAGGAAATACTCCATTAATAGAGCTTAAAAATATAACTAAACTTGCTAGAAAAGTATCGCCAAAGGGAAAAGGTGCAAAGATATTTGTAAAAGATGAAGCATGTAATGCATCTGGAAGTTTTAAAGCAAGACGTGCAGCAACAGCAGTATATCATGCTAAAAAGATGGGATATAAGGGAGTAATTGCAGCAACTAGTGGAAATTATGGAGCAGCAGTTGCATCTCAAGCAGCTATGCAAGGCCTTAAATGTATAATAGTTCAGGAGTGTTATGACAGTAATGGAATAGGTCAGCCTGAAATAATAGAAAAAGCAAGAAAATGTGAAGCCTATGGTGCAGAAGTTGTTCAATTAACTGTAGGACCTGAGTTATTTTATACATTTTTAACATTATTAGAAGAAACAGGATATTTTAATGCATCACTTTATTCTCCATTTGGGATAGCTGGTGTTGAGACATTAGGATATGAAATAGCTATGCAGTGTAGAGAAAAATTAGGAAAAGATCCAGATGTAGTAGTATGCACTAATGCAGGGGGAGGAAATTTAACGGGAACAGCTAGAGGACTAAAAAAAGCTGGGGCTACAGATGTTAAAGTAGTAGGTGCAAGCGTCAACCTAAAAGGACTTCATATGGCTAGTGATACTCAATTTAATAAAAAATCATTTACTACAGGGCACACTGGGTTTGGAATACCATTTTGTACTTGGCCAGACCGTTCAGATGTACCAAGATCAGCTGCAAGACCACTAAGATATATGGATAGATACTTAACAGTAAGTCAAGGGGAAGTATTTTATATGACAGAACTACTAGCACAACTTGAAGGTATAGAGAGAGGTCCAGCTGGAAATACATCTTTGGCAGTAGCATTTAGTTTAGCTAGAGAACTAGATGAAGACCAAATAATAGTAGTTCAAGAAACAGAGTATACAGGAGCTGGAAAACATATAAATCCACAACTTACATTTGCGCGTGAAAATGGGATAGAAATTAAGTTCGGAAATCCACAAGATGAAGTTTGTGGAGAAAATTTAATATTACCATCACATCCAAGTATGATAAAAGCAGTTGATTTAGACATGAATAAGATAAAAAAATCTTATATAAAAAATGCAATAAAAAATAATAATGTAAGTAAGTTAAATAATGAAGATATAGAATTTTTAGCTAAAGATTGTAAGTGCGATATAGAGTTTGTAAAAAATGTTGCTAATGAAATACTAGTTAAAGGGAAATAG